GCGCGAACTTGTCGTGCATCGGCCGGGCGACCTCGCTGCCGACGCGCGCGACGGCGACGCCGGCCGCGCGCAGCGCGGCCTCCGTGGCGCGCGGGAAGCGCCGCTCGTTCGCGTGCGAGAGCAGCTCGACGCGCGCGCCGCGCCGGGCCGCGCGCGCGAGCGCGCCCGGCCCGTGGCGCCCGCTCACGTGCGAGGCGACGACGCGCGCCGCGTCGCCTCGCCCGAGCGCGCGCAGCAGCGCGAGCAGCGGGTGGCGCGCGGCGCGCGGCCAGAACGCGAGCTCGGTGTCGCCCGACGCGACGCGCGCGCGCTGCGCGCGCGCGCACCGCTCGAGCCGCCCGTGCGCGCCGGCCGCGACCCCGCGCGCGTGGTCGCGCAGCGCGGCGACGAGTGCCGGGTCGCGCAGCTCGACGAGCGCGTTGTAGCCGCGGTCGTGGTCGCCGATCTCGGCGACCACGTCGGGCGCGAGCTCCGGCGCGTCGCCCGACGGGTTGAACGAGCCGAGGAAGGCCGCGTCGGGCCGCGAGAACACGTAGAGCTTCGCGTGCAGGCGCGCGCGCAATCGCGTGCCCGGGACGAGCGGCGCGTGCGCGAGCGCGCGGAACCGCGCGCCGATGCCGCCGTCGCCTTCGGGCGCCGCGAGCAGCGCGGCGACGGCCGCGTTCGCGTCCGCGCGGCGAGGTCGCGCCTCGAGCGTGACGCGCACGTCGACGCCGCGCGCGCGCGCGGCCGCGAGGTCGCGCGCGAGCCTGCGGTCGCGGAGGTAGTAGGTCACGACGTCGATCGCGCTGCCGGGCGGGGCGTCGGCGATGCGCGCGGCGAGCAGGTCGCGCAGCGCGAAGTCGGCGGAGCCCGGCCCGCCGAAGTGCACGCGGC
This genomic interval from Myxococcota bacterium contains the following:
- a CDS encoding phospholipase D-like domain-containing protein, with the translated sequence MANEARDEPSPTASRVHFGGPGSADFALRDLLAARIADAPPGSAIDVVTYYLRDRRLARDLAAARARGVDVRVTLEARPRRADANAAVAALLAAPEGDGGIGARFRALAHAPLVPGTRLRARLHAKLYVFSRPDAAFLGSFNPSGDAPELAPDVVAEIGDHDRGYNALVELRDPALVAALRDHARGVAAGAHGRLERCARAQRARVASGDTELAFWPRAARHPLLALLRALGRGDAARVVASHVSGRHGPGALARAARRGARVELLSHANERRFPRATEAALRAAGVAVARVGSEVARPMHDKFALVDRAGERCVAFGSFNLNAQSIWLNHEVGAVSRERGLVLAFEGRWRALRAAAGLQ